The window tactcggtgacaccaggttttgggagtgttgtatagaaaattgctagatttttggtattgtattaaacattacattattttttctaaatttaaaggaaatcgtgggttattgatgttgttggcTTGCCCagtactgagataggcgccatcacgacaggttagaattttaggtgttacaccctatattttcgtacgtaaaaatgcatcgtaagcaaactaatgtaggaccaaaaatgagataatatttaaaagtatataaagtaatttaatcatgttacctctgaggttacaaatattgaagatcatgaacaacaagtacaaagagggttggacggttcagaagctaaagcaattgaagaaaataatgtttcgtcgaaagtcgacaagttgggaatgttataacatatacctttggagactagggtgcttaacatgataaggagattatgttatgatttatattagtcgtatgacatccgtgtgttatgttttgaagtcaagcgagttatggaacaaaagtcgatgaaagtcatcacaagttacattcataagttttactgaaactttgggtcaaatgtaactgcgattttctcccaatatacttagagttatggggtgttccacccatcaaattaaagatctatgagtctattttccaacgcattaaaccatttatcaatacgatattggagtagaaatatatgggcatttgtgcgatactgcgcaagctgctaggtgacaagtaggtgtgtcacctacttgcttaaatgaaagcccaaaaatgggccatttcgggtcgtccaaagaggccttttaagggcctattttcttcatatattagacttaaaatagagcataataaccagacataagctctgcaaagaatcctcccaaaaatttcccacaaaccctaattgattttctctccctttcaagttctaattggaggtaaaacctagagtttgaagaaccaagataagagctgagttatccaacaaataaggtgagtttactgctctctttcatccaatttttcttctgtaaattcatggtaagtcgttctatacttgtaagaactcacgggacggtgatcggaagccgtgagttcgagttattcacttgtagcggactattttgtggactgttttgtgttgctgttgggctgcgtgttttactactattttgtggagttttggaggaggaagggggtttataaacaccatataaatgtagggtggttggctggtcgttcgtcataacattttcgggtcgtttgacactactacggtggtcgttttgtgtacgaagagattggggtgtgttgggctattttgtagtatttgatggtgtatatagggctggaaaatgatgtatatatgttgttattgttctgttcttgtattgttggtgttatcttgaatttggaggaagtaaggattataggggagatgctgcccgttttaatacaaaataagtttgtcgttcgttgtgcgatagttgtacctttcgtaacttaacgatagtattattatcattcttgtagattaaggtgcaaagaggtgagttcaacttggtgattgaaaagattgtgataaggtatgttaaggctaagccttcctttattttggcatgatctcgtagctacatgtgttagtaatgagacaaaagagaagttcatattcatgaatttattcacactattctagtctcataagttacaatattattccttatcgagactctatattcaatttagtattgtcttcttccagtcaagagagcagcaagcctatatatacagtattacagtattttcattaccatcgagctataatcgatgggcaggcccctattgggcaacctctgatcagatggaaaattatataccgagcctactgtggccgagcacctatgagcgagcccagcatggtcgagatacatagcctagtatggccgagcgcctatgagcgagcctactacggcagagcagttatatataccgagccttataaggccgtacaattattttacttactatattgaaggagttgagtcagtatcaacaggtaagtatatctccagatcatctttgactcccaattattttcagttattatattatcagttcagttttaactttcagttatgttatcgccttatatactcggtacattattttgtactgacatcccttttccggggacgctgcatttcatgcatgcaggttcagatagacagacgagtagacctcctcggtaggtgtttccagagtttagcctgatcggtaagctccacatccttcggagttatcgggtctaggtttttgtgtgcatcttatgtatgtatttatatatataatatggttAGGTCGGGgtcctgttccgatcacaatatatctatcagtagaggcttgtagacatatcatgttggttagtgcagtatgttgggtttgtaggcctggtatgtataatttggtggtttgtcagctgtagtagctatgacgacCTTTTCAGCCTagttttatattgatgtttagttagcgctagtttccattaagttttatattttgcttcgcaaattgtcttgcaaggtggccccatggccaaagtatgacattatatgttcagagtcccttagtcgcaatttggtatgccaggttaggtgaggcaccgggtgcttgtctcgctcctaggttcggggcatgacattgggtcgtgacaactatgtaggtaaataatccaaataatgatgtaaattaatttttgaaagatatatcttggggacctgggcttcaggtcacaacaatgtctaagtacgtagtgaatggttataagtttcatacagaggattgctctaaaaataaaaatagcaataagAGCAGGGTGtaggttcaaggtggtgatgacAACCAAGTTgtagatattgattattatggtgtggtcaaagaaatattacaactagaatatacaggttggccatataagaaattgatactctttaaatgcaagtggtttgacccaaatccaacaagaggtacaagagtacaccaccaatacagcataattgaggttaatcatatgagggagtatgatcgctatgatcctttcataattgcacataacgttaggcaagtgtattatgctccttatccattgcggcggaataagtccgattggtgggttgcaATAAAAACttagcctgtaggtagggtggaagtcgagaatatgttagatgttgcatatcaaaacgatatctccagtgttcaccaaatagtggacgatcagttagaaaatgatttggaacatcctaaacgcatattggaagaagttgatataaatgaagtaacaattatagaaaatgaggacgaagaatcaactgatgaagctcaaacaagtgaggacgaagaattctcggacgaggaacaatacgttgatgaggattaaaaagttggttttttaaagcactctcgttttatagctagtttcttatatgtttcaatctaaatgtgtattatattatgcatatggcaggcaagggtcaaggtaacaatgatcctactagttctcggggtcgagaaaagggtaggaagggaaagaggagggtagaaaataatagtccttcttgtccacccttttcagagatgcctatgtcttatcctccaccacacggctatactgagctgccacagcatcacgagtcgtacaccttcattcagacacTAGGTCTTCtatcacagggccataggactatacgtccgacatacagtccaactgcctcacagccatctgcatAGCAGCCATctacatcacatccacatggatcacatccctacatatcacagccacatggattgcatccatccatgtcacagccactcgggtcacagccatcagtatcacatccacttgggtcgcatccagctatgtcgcagtcacagggatcgcaaccatcttcatcatcgactccatctattgcaggccttcgcctgcgaggcattagctctgacccgcctacaccgtcttcacatgcctctgatacacatgcttcggatggtgatgacgaggtagtgcattatgatcgatatggcaggatcatcatagtccctgagggtgatgggtaagtgttattcattatttttgcgtctattgatttgtaacatttttactaagatattaatgtgtttttattgttaaattgcaggttcaggccgggtaataagactacgaagataatcaccaatgccatcagaaagctttatgatggcccttatgcgacttggactgattgcccattctcactgaaggagcaaattttcaatcaatttaaggtataaatatttttttaaacagtttaataatttatatttatgatgttttcatctaatatttaacttttaaaatacagagcaagtgtgtatgggaagaccgctatagcaCGGAAGTGGCTGTAAATTTTCATCATAAAcctcgcaagagattggcggatgctttcttggatgctagaaagaagaacaagaggcttggccggttacttgagaatttgtagaatgatttgcaaaggcaatggcttaccgcgaagttcttagagaggagcaaaaaaagaaagaaagcccgcgcatccgagaagggaggctccttgcacactggaggtgcgatcagcctagggacaataaaaagaagattggtaggtaattgcttaaattattttacttttttaagtatatctattctgtttattaactaaattaatttattttcaggaaaaaAAGTATGGGGGTCCGATGagccatgatgagctattcaaggaaaTGCAtattatgaagaagaagaaagaaggggatcaagataggtgggtcgaggactgggcctcgactgcatatgtaagctttcaattttctttaagtattataatttatttttataaaaaatttgaaatactgatttaatttaaaataatatagggtcggTACCAAAGTAACATGGAGGAATTCATCCatagtcatccagctggtgaatcgggtgagccaacccaaccttcggacgaggatgctgaaagaatatggttggagtttgttggcggtccaaaatgggggaaggtatacatgcttcctactaaaaacttccatcgctataagtgtggaatgcgaggaatagggacttcaTCACAAGGCAAgtaacttaatagggagagcctctccgctatgcgggagacagtgacaaatCTCGCATCCGAGCTaaaagcggccaaggaaagagaaaggcttagagatgctcaattccttggcatgcaagcttagatcagaactctcctatctagtggagctttttcattgccccgatctcgtgagtcatcttcagagggtcgacctccacgtgatcgttcctcccgtcctgctcgtgatcgttctttccgtcctccacaagactgttctctataccgtcttgtaaatgaaagttcatcagacggtgatgatgatgttgtagaaaatactccttgacttttatatactttgaactagacaaatagaaccagttttgaactagttgtaattagttttaacttggttttggatttttatgttcaattgaactttaatttgttagttttaaagtatttattgaatgttttggttgttgttttgttgttgttgttgttgttgttattaggtgtattggtatgctggcaggtggtgtagctgctaAAACaggaattttatgccaaaattaaacccaaaaaaactgaccaaagttggtcggtttttaataaaaaaaaaattattccaaaataccgaccaaagttggttggttaaTGAAtattgaattcccagaattcaacattaccgaccaactttggtcagtattTTGGCTGCATTGTTGAGgttaccgaccatagttggtcggtaatgtttacttttaattatttaaaaaatatatatattttcaattaccgaccaaagttggtcggtttttttaaattttaataattaataaaataatataatttagttaaaccgaccaactttggttggtaaaattaaattaataaaatatgtttccgaccaaagttggtcagtaagtacttaaacttgtcagatggtcgttttaagctaccgaccaacgttggtcggtaatttcctaccaacgttggtcggtaatttccgaccaactttggtcggtaagccattccgaccatcaaaacacTGTCCACACCCTAATGGTCGCGTTTTGAtcggtaattggccataaccaactaactttgatcggtttttttggtcggtttttagcgaatttctagtagtgatttgAAATTAATTTACTCCCTTTAGAAATTATATAATCTATTTTGTGTATCTAGTCTAGATGCTAGACAGACATATAATAGAGGACATAATGAGACTTATTGAATGTTTGCCACATTGATTCAGCCAGAGTGTCTCTTTAAAATCaatatactcttttcttttttccttgatAGTTACGTTTTGTTTCCTCTAGCCACTCAATTTCTGGTTCTAAAAATAGACAATCGCCATTTTACAAAAACTAATCACTCCGtttcatcttatattttagtatgttctaattaaaagatttacttTTTGGTATGTCTCAAAaagctttttttaaaaaatttccgTGTCCAATCAAAAGCCATTATATAAAATGAAACTGATCGCGATTAAGAAAACTGCAAATTTCTTGATAAGGTTGCACTTTGCTGTGGTTTTCTAATTAACTCCTCTAAAGATGGAGGAATTGGTGCATCCTTTCTTTGATGTGGTGTAAATTGGTATTGCagcattaattaattaattaactatgTTCCTCACGAGTAGAGGTAAAGGTAAGAATCAAGAGCCTCTTGGTACAAAAATATGTATACAAGTCTAATGCTTGGGTTTATTCTACCAGTCCACTTTGATGAGAATTTGTTCTTGTATAATGCAAATATATTCTTAATTATTGCGGATATGTTTAGAGTAAAACTACAAATAAACTTGAACATGAAAATTACGCCAATTTTACTTTAAGGTATTGTTATTTCAAATTTTTCGTTCACACGGTTGGTAGAACAGATATAAAAGCCACTGGATCTAATTAATGTAAGCAAACATAATTCCGGCCTACTCCTCATAATAATCAAGGGCTAATGAGCTAAACTTTCGAATGAACCAAGGAgatgcttttattattattgctGCTTTTAAATGACTTCTAATAAAAGTCCTTTAAATAATTTTGTACGCCGTAATACAGTATATCGTCTATTCCATATTGAATGTTTGCCTGCCTTTGCTAAATTAtctcaaaattaaatttcgaaaATCTAGCCGTACATAATACTATTCAGTGTTTTAAAGGGCGGAGACATAAGACGGGGCGTTTTATCTACTATGAGGCGGGACGTAAGCCCTGAAGCATAGGGCGTAAGCCTCATggatctttaaattttttaatttataaaataatataataacataaaaattataggaagtacattaaaattttaataaaattacaaatgattaaacaaaattcatagaaaataaaatatctaacATATTGTTTTACTGGCAAAAAAATCAATAATGTTAATTTTACTATGAAATACAAATCAATTATAATGtcttaactttcaaataataagaaatcacaatttcttaataaatattattaaattgaatattttaccttcctaaaagtaattaattaataaactTTACCTATGGTATAATTTAAAGTATTACTCCTTCATGAGTAAATACAAAATTACTTtcaaatagaaaaataataaaagtttgATAATTTTGAGAGATATCGAACTAAGACATGAAAGCCAATAGCAAGTGAAGATATAAATTTTGGctatttattttagaaaaatattcaAATTATATTCACCCTCACGCTGTTCTCAATTAGTAAATATGCAATATTATAACTCGTTATTTGAGTCTCTCAATCTTTATATTCTTATAGATGAATAAAACTTTAATCATTCATGTGTTAAAATATTTTGAGGGTCAATAGTGCTAATTAGGAAATTTGACACATGATTTGAGTAATAACTATTGGGCGAGCCTCGAGCGTTGGGCGTTAGGTGTGTTTAGGGCACATAATCGGGTGCTTGAGGCGTAAGACTCTCAAAACTAAACCTCATGCGTGAGTCTCAAGGCGTTTTGATAGTGTCCCGCCTGAGATGAGCTTTGAGCGAGTTCCAAAAAAGCCTTTTAAAATACTGATGCTACAGCATGATGTATTGGAATTGTTATGAGTATTCAATTTAATATCGTTTGTTctaggggtgttcgtcggtcgttacagtacggtatttagacatttcggtttggtattcgatttcttaaaatgcaataccaataccgtacctaattaaattcggtatggtttgatttttctcctttcgattttggtttattcggtttgaatactaactagtgcatagagtccatagactgtaatattctaaattaaagtactcaaaagtacaaaattaaaaatatttgttgacaaaagttttgtccaaaactagcaaatatcaacccagagagagaaaaatatacataaaagaataaatttgatcattagaaatgtcttgttacttgcttagagttaggacccgtttggccatagattttgccaaaataaacttgggttttatttggcaaatacatgtttggccatagattttgcttatattttggccaaatcccaaatctcaaatcccaaaaccagctcaatagctagttttgggccaaaatatcactattgtatttttttaaaattgccccaaacttttatattttataaaagagcccacaatttattattttataacgaTGTtgtttcgtcttctcggtcatctgatagtgtatcatgtagttcattataaaaataataattttgtataaaatttatttatgttcaggactatggtttgcgataatataatgaatgttattgataatggtactgttgggtatttgtgatagtttttagaacttgtgggtataagtcatgtttcatgttttttcaaaccaaacttcatcccaaacagatgtccaaacacattttcttcttcaaaatagATGTTTCATATTTTTCCAAACCAAACTTCATCCAAGtcagatttttcagaataaatttgggaatctatggccaaacgccagcttaattgatgaacttagaaaataaaagaaagtaaaattttagatttttatatttatgttataattaataatatgtgtattgtgtaatataacatatatttcggtacggtatcggtatctcagtatttcattttaaaataccaaataccatacctaataccaatattttttaaaacttaaaccaaatatcaTATCGAAtaccaaaataccaaataccaaataccaaaattttcggttTCGGTACGGTAATTCGGTACTCCCTCCGATTCACAATAAATGAACAATTTGTGTTGGGCACACCCATTAGGGAAATACaaaattctagacaaaaatagttagtgtgactaaactacctTTAATTAAATGTTGCAACATAGTAAATGTGAGGAGTAAAAgactttttagggatacgtacataagaataattttgaaaaaataaattaaattttttcttgattatataaatgtatacttattttggaccaaaataaaaagaaaaattggtcacttattgtggcaCAGAGGGAGTATTTAATTATGCACGGCCCTAGTTTGATCCCTATTCCAGTCTTGTCGGGCGGTAGCACTAGCAAATAGGACGGACGACCGCCTATTGGTGGTAGGGTAGGACGGGTAGAAATCATCGTACCTTGCAATTTGCGGCCAATCAACTACTTTAGTAAAACAATACCTAAAAAATATTAGTATAGCCTCGCGTATATAGTAGATCAACAAATATTACTATCTCCGTTTcactttatgtgaacctattttattttttgtccgtTTCAAAAAAAATGattcctttctaaatttggaaacaattttgcttaaacttacaattctatccttaatgagaagcttttataaccacacaaatactctggcccctttttgaattgttttggaccacaaatttcaaaagtcttcattttttcttaaactccgtgaccagtcaaacaggttcacataaattgaaacggagggagtataagttttaattaataaatagacATATACGTAGAATGGAAGACATATCATAAGATGTAAAAATGGGATAGATCAAAGTTCGCATAACCTTTCCCTTTATTCAACGTATAGATATACCAGTTAGCAGCTCATGAATAACGTGATCTTTTAATCTTGACCCTTCATGTCATGTGATATtgaaaactttttatttttttctttgattctTCTCGAGTCAATTATTTTGTTATATAAAGTAGAGAAGAAAAAATTGGAATATAATGGGTGCATAGTACTCTTTGTGTAATCAAAAGAATTGAGTTAACTAAAAACCTTCCTGAAAAGTTTACTCGTATATAAACCTTGGTCCAAGTATACAACTTGTATTCCTTAATTTTGATGATTAAGTTCATAATGAAATCATGCTGCGATACATACATTATACggaaaatggccaaatatacccctgtaAAATCAGAAAAGGTTTAAATGTACCATCTGTTATACTTTTGAGTCCATATATACCCCTGTCGTTATACTATTAGTTCAAATATACCCTTTTTCCGTTAAGTTGTCCAAAATGAACATTCAATCCTACGTGATACTgacatttgatgaggtggatgtCACCTCAGCGCCCCTAACCCATTTTATcccatttcttttttttccacCACTAAAATTTCCTTCCCCTCCACCACTATTGCCACCATTACCGCTACCATgaaaaatattgtatttcaaatttcaatcttttATATATGGATTAGGGGCACTGAGGTGGCATGCCACGTGAcatccacctcatcaaatatCAATGTCACGTAGGATTGGATGTCCACTtggacaaacttaatagaagaagggtatatttgaaccaaatAGTATTACGACATGGGTATATTTGGACCCAAAGTATAACAAAGTGTATATTTAAACTTTTCTTATAGTACATGGGTATATTTGGTCCTTTGCCGTACATTATACATATACCATTGTTTCCAAGACTTCAAAACTTTGAAATTGAAGAATCTACCTGAATAGAATTAGAATGACTGTGAAAGTCAAAACTAAATCCTCTACTACAGATAAAGGGGAGAAAATGCAAATGAACCCTTCATCAGCTTAATTTAGTCCTTCTTAGCAGTTACTGATCTTGCCTTCAAGTTCAAGAAAATTGCCCTAATATAATATGCCAGGCCAAATGAGAGAAAAAGATTAGTGCTAATATTGATCAACATGAATGCAAAAGTTCCATTGCTTGAAGGTGAAACATAGCAGAGCCATCAAATAGGGGAGGACAAAATCTACTCACCAGCATGAAGCAATAAAGTTGTGGAACAGAACGCGTAACTGCAGGGGCATGTACTGGTAGTTGATCCAGCCAACAATTGGCCAAAACTACATATAATCACATCTTTAGTTTACCAATTTGCTATGACAGCCACattttttcttgtgaaaaaagATTGACAATGAATTCATTATATCCTATACCTTCCATGCAGTTAGTTGTATAGAGGGATAGTCCTTTCGAACCTTGTTTTTGACAAGACCCCATGGCCTCCCTGTGATTGAAGAAGTTAGCCTCTTGTCAGTCACACCAACATTGTTGACAGTGTGAATTAGATTTCATGACTATTTTTCTGCTTCAGTTATGAGCTTGGTTTTATCCTTGTTATGCATAAACTACTTATTAAGGGAACAAATGGATTCTGCAACTGttgattttcttgttttcctTGTATTCATCTCCGGATTTAATAGCCTGTTTTTCTTATTTCCTGGAAGATACCTCATTTTCAGATATTAACAAGCAAAGTCATAATACAACAAACAAGACTGGCTTTGCATAAAGAGATACTGATCTATTAATGATTTCCAGTTGCATATCGATAACAACGGCAGTTTAGTTCTTTCTTTTTCCAGTCACATATTTGAAATTCCATAAGTATTCATGAAAGGTGGAGTTGACCTCTGCATGTAGGGTAAGAAAACACTTGGAAAAAGAGAAATAATTCAACAAAATGTCAAAAGAAGTCACTGGGAGGGGAATATGTGTTTTTTGATGTCACAGAGAGAAGACTTTAGTCTTGCAATAGACTGGATTTCATCTTAATTAGTTTCATGTTTTGTTAGACAAAGATCTGATCTCAAAGTAGTCCTGCGCATAAGGAAGAAATTTGATCTAGAGCCTATCAACACATTCTCTATTGCATATGTTCACTACAAAGCACTAAAATGGCTGAAATTTCATCTACTTAGTGATAAAGAATAACAAGATATGACAAGGAGAAAAGGTTGACATGGCCCTGAATTTATTGTTGCCTTCTTCTTATTCAGCTTACTTTGACAAGCAAGCTTTAATCTTAGAAAAGTCATGCAGCTAGAAAAACTTCCTCTCGATCTGAAGCTATATTCCAAGAAAATCATTTGCAGTATGAACAATCGATTGGTGTGCAGTAGTGACCGTAAATAAGAGAGTGAAACTTCCCATGTTGGGAGCTAATAAATTCTCTGTTGCATTTCATGTATCCAATAAATTGTGCTGTGCTTTTGAAAAACATAATGTACTAGTTTCGGCAGACAAGATAAAGAGCAAAAATTATCCTAATTGAACTCAGGAAACATCAAAAACTTCTTGCCCTCCCCTCTCTTGTTTCATCATCGCTTAGACTTCAGGGAAGTCCATTCGCTTTCCCCTCCAACAAAATCGCTCTGTAACTTTTTCTACTACCATTCCAAATAAGTATGGTCATTTTTGCAGGCTAATTTAGTCAGAGGTTTGCATTAAGAGAAAAACTTCAAGCCCCACAGCCCCAACCAAGTGCCATTTCCTCTAAAGAATATGTTAAACTAGTACCAACTTTTTCATGCCTCTGCAGAGAAAGATCAATTATCTCCTAAAGGTAGTATTAGTCTAGTTAGCTTTTACAAAAGCCGGATAGATACAGTATTCCAGTTAGTATTGTTTTTCAGTTTCTAAAAAAATGGATATGAATCGGCCATACCTTCAACAACCAAGCCATAGTACATCATAAAAAAGAAGTTGTTCCAAGGAGATGAGGTCAACTGTTCCAACAAAACCTAAAAGGGTAAAAGATAAACTATTGATGTAATTAGTAACTTATTTATTACCATAAGCATAAGAGTAGCAT is drawn from Nicotiana tabacum cultivar K326 chromosome 22, ASM71507v2, whole genome shotgun sequence and contains these coding sequences:
- the LOC107760328 gene encoding peroxisomal membrane protein PMP22-like codes for the protein MDVIFQGKKGNTTVAKKVLLEQLTSSPWNNFFFMMYYGLVVEGRPWGLVKNKVRKDYPSIQLTAWKFWPIVGWINYQYMPLQLRVLFHNFIASCWAIFLNLKARSVTAKKD